Genomic DNA from Hordeum vulgare subsp. vulgare chromosome 2H, MorexV3_pseudomolecules_assembly, whole genome shotgun sequence:
GGCAAAGAAGAACCTATGGCATTAGCGGGCCAAGAGAAACTGCTAGTATTCGTAATTTTAGTTGTCCGTTATAATTTTTTGGTTAAAACTTGTAACATTTTAAAAACCAAAAACAGTAACGCGTACATATACTCAGTACTGATTTTACAACTTTTTAGCTTATTTTGACATGTTTTGGGGATTTTGGCAGCTTGCTATAGCTCAATTGATTTTAGTTCAAGCCAACTTACCATGTTTTTTGTACACTTACAGACTGTCCCATCTTTTTTTTAGCCGGGCAAACAACCCATTTTCATTGCAAAGAACAGAAATATAGAAGTTCCAGAAACATctaagaaaggaaaaaagggaagcAGTCTCAAGTATTGCGAGAGAGTCCATGGAACATTCACTCGTCGTCGAACCGAATGCCATGACACCACTCTCTCAATACCCAGTTACCACCACAGAACTTATTACAGCTCTCAAATAAAACAAAGGAATAGACAAACAGCTATCATAGTCTCCCGACGCAATTCAACACTAAGAATGTGAAGCGGCACCAGACCGAGGCCTCAGTCACTCCCCTGTGATCGGATGCCTAGCTGCCACGCACATCTTCATCAACTACACAGTATTCGCTCTCAGCATCTCAACGCCAGATCGTAGTTCCTCCGCGTCGCCTCCCTGCTGCAGACCTGCCCAATACAATATAAACAAGCACATTGAAAACACAATGTTAAATGGGGTTTTCGATCATTTTGATTTTAAAAGTAGCACGGTTACGTGCCAACCCAGGCGGTCCCATCTGTTAGGGACCATGTGAACATAATCAAATTATGGGTTAGATCTCGCTGTCAagatatctcatggtcataggaacaaatacttgacacgcagaaaacagtagcaacaaaatgacacgatcaacatgctacgtctattagtttgggtctagtccatcacgtgattctcctaatgacgtgatccagttatcaagcaacaacaccttgttcataatcagaagacactgactatctttgatcaactggctagccaactagaggcttgctagggacagtgttttgtctatgtatccacacatgtaaatgagtcttcattcaatacaattatagcatggataataaacgattatcttgatacaggaattataataataactatatttattattgcctctaggacataattccaacataattCTATGTCATTGTTCACTTTgcacctgatgacgagcgcaccatgacttggatgaccggtactcagaagatgacaggttcctggtaaGAATTCATGAAGCTTCTCAAGGATGACTTTCATGGAGGTGACAATCCTcctgggttgcgtcctcatgctccatgttcatctactgccacccccaaggacaggctgcaacaactttatgtgaagaaaggtgtgctccccaagcatctggatatcatgcatcagatcttccgcaacactctctttcctcgcattggcaactttgacgaggtgcatggtcatctagctgagatgcttctgctttgtgaggaggctaagaCTAAGGAATCTGACCCTCTCGATATTTCCGACATGATGTTGAATGAGCTCTGGAagtgcatcatgaaccgcaaggttcccatctacgggccctacttgtttgcctatattcgccagaggtGGCACGAAGTCTATCTGATCGATGAGTTCCCtattcaggctgattactttgtgcatgatcctatcaagctccgcatcaaagacaaatgggccaacccatccacttcgtctcagcacatggacactgacacagatactgctgctgaaagaggccccgcttctcagtcccgctcttctgctatgccatcttgggcagtgaaactcaaggataaaatgaagactctcttctgtatgcaggccaagggacagtatcagtctcatgtggcccagaaggagaaccgtcatatgcacaagcgtgtcttgaggacacttgatgttgatatctccagcggctcagaggacgacatcactccagagtctgattggatgcgggctcaaggttatcagtggtctgatgcagaggaggaggcgtttGAGGAGGACAGTGAGGAGGAGCAagacgatccggatgccacggacgagtctggggctgatgaggatgtggagtgaccacctgtgtcattaggtgtgccccctttttgttgtcttgtgccaaaggggaagagagtctaggagctggatttgcgctttgctttagctttgcttatcttagtgtttgctttgaacttggtttgctcttatttgctatctttgctttgtgtgatgtgagacttggactagtgtgagacttatttctatcatatgatgtgagtcatatgctccttaattttctctaccactatctttatgttcacatgctattcactatgcaaatccggtattgtcatcaacccaccaaaaagggggagattgttagggcatattttatgcctaagtaattttggtgattgatgacagtaccgcaaaggactaatcgtgtgtgttaagatttcacataacacatgtcaacggcataagacgactcgcccccccccttccatggaacagaagcatggtgtactctacgattctctttctttgagtcataggaacgccgtactattaagaggggacccgtagtggaaaggtttgggtggaattaattttgcacacacacactttatctcctttccctttccctgcaactttggagtggctcccgcctctggtttatctcctctaagaaaaaaggtctctcagcggtagtaccgccgtgcctagcggtagtaccgctgggcctagcggtggtaccgctggagctggcggtagtaccgctggccctagcggtagtaccgctgtgctggcggtagtaccgttgtgctggcggtagtaccgcccctggtcagcggtagtaccgctccaggaacttagtaccgcttTCCTaatggttgtacttcgtcggactttttgcgaagactttcttggcggtggttggcccggtagtgcttctgcactaccatgggtccagtggtagtaccgctgcagtgctagcggtagtaccgctgcagccagcggtagtaccgctaggctcgggctatgagtgggaaaacggttggattccccccctccactatataaggggttcttcttgctctagaactctacctttgaccctcccaagctccattgttgctccctaagctcaaaggtgcccgatctctctccctggccaatcaaacttgttgattctttagggattggttgagaaggcctagatctacacgtccaccaagagaaaagttgattcccccaccaatcccttgcggatcttgttactcttgggtgtttgagcaccctatacggttgaggtcacctcggagccaccattgtggtgaagcttcgtggtcttgttgggagcctccaagctttatgtggagtttgccccaaccttgtttgtaaaggttcggtcgccgccttcaagggcacctatagtggaatcacggtacctcgcatcgtgtgagggcgtgaggagaatacggtggccctagtggcttattggggagcattgtgcctccacaccgctccaacggagacgtacttcctgtcaaagggaaggaacttcggtaacacatcctcgtcttcattggttccacttgtggttatctctaacctttacatcgtgcatgcttatgttgttgtgtatctcttacttgtcttagttatctttgttgttagcatcatataggttcacctccgtgttgtcattttagtgaacccttatgttgcttaccctaacttgctaagattaattaaaaagtggtcgttgcctattcaccccccctctagtcaaccatatcgatcctttcacttgtGGTAACTTGGTCACTTGTTAGTATGATAACAAACAGAATGATGAATAGTTCACCttgtttatgctattttacctagaatgatgaagagctttttAATtagtataataacaactataatgATGAGGAGTAATACGATGCAGTgtaatgttttcttcattgctataTGTACGTATTAGCTAGCGTCTAGTTGACACGGACCGAAAACACCAACAGGCATAAGGAACCAAAGATGATGGacacaaaaaaagggagaaacacaatatgaaacccctaaaccccTCTTTAAAAAAACAACGCCCGGCAGCTGCTGACGTGTGGCCGTCTTTTAGTCTGAGTTGAtgtcaccaaccgggattaaagtTCCTTGCCCCTGGCGCCCCACAGTGGCCACGTGGAGCACCGTTAGGCCCGGTTCATAACACAACCGAGACTAAAAGTTTAGACCTTTTGTCCCGattgtttagtcccggttggaaaaTCGAGACTGAAGGCCTTctgaaaccgggactaatggcccgttttccactagtggtaaTTTTAGTTATTCGTTGTATTTTTTGTTAAAACTTGTAACATTTTAAAAAACGAGAAACAATGAAGCGTACATATACTCAGTACTGATGTTACAACGTTTTAGCTTATTTTGACATGTTTTCGAGATTTTGGCAGAATCCTAGCTCAATCGATTTTAGTCCAAGCCAATTTGCCATGTTTTTTAAACGGAGGCAAAAAAATTGCCTCGTCCATTAAATAAGAAGAGAATAGAGTTTTACAACTGCCACAAAAATACATGGTCCATTAAATTAGGGACCATGTGAACATAATCAAATTATGGGTTAGATCTCGCTGTCAAGATATTACACCAATATATAATAGGTGTTCTACTCAAATAATTGATGGTTTGTGCAATTTCCACCCGAGTGAAATGTAACGGAACATCTGTGGTGCCACATGGCGCTTCGTGACAGGATACACCAGTGTCCATGATCCCTCCCATCTCCATGGGAAACACGAGATACGTTAGCGATCTCAGTAGGAGTAATATACGATATATCTGGCGTATATTCTAATCGATCTTGTAATAATCCTAACATTGCTCCATTGAGGAACCTCGGCGCTTGGCAACATTATGGGAGCAAAATGAACAGGTGGAAAATGTCAACCGGTTGAGCTGTGAAGATTGTGCTAGCCATGCATGCATGTTATCGGTTGACTTGAGCACACACATGCAACCTACCATCGGTTGAAGCAACAAAAAAGAACATGAGCATGCATTTTGATTTTCAGGGTCAGCTCGGACCTATAAGTAGGCCTGCAACACATCAAGTTTCCTTCACCCATCTTGGATCAACTGCCTCATCGTCCACACTCTCGAGCTAACCACAGCCAGCCTCGCTCAGGCTCAGTAGTAGTAGCTAGCACCTAGCAGCCATGGCTGGCAGTGACAAGAAGCTTGCCTCCTTGGCTCTGCTGCTAGCATTACTTGGTTGCCTGGGGCGCACGTGCCAAGCGAGCCACGGGTTTCCCTATCCGTTGCTCCCTTTCTTCCCGGTCAGAATACTTCCTTTTTCTGTGCCGTCGCTCACCTGCGGTCACTACCCCAAGGTCAAGTATGCTTGCGATGATGCGGAGAAGATTGTGAGGGACATTGTAGAGGAGGAGGTGTACCGCGACCGCGGCATCGGCGCGGGCCTCATCCGTCTCTTCTTCCACGACTGCTTCGTCCGggtatgtatatatatgtgtgtgtgtccagAGTTACATGCACTGCACTGCACTGCACACATGGATCTCTGCTAAATGGTAATGGTATGCATGCATGTTTGCCATTTGACGTGAGCAATCTATATATGTATTTTCATGCCAGGGTTGCGACGCGTCGGTCCTCCTTGACCAGACCGCCACGCCCAACGAGCCGACGGAGAAGGACGGCATCCCCAACAGGGGCAGCCTCCGGGGCTTCGAGGTGATCGACAGGATCAAGGAGAAGCTCGAGGCCACGCCCGGGTGCAAGCATGTCGTCTCCTGCGCCGACATCGTCGCCTTTGCTGCCCGCGACGCCACCTACTTCCTCAGCAAcaaggtgatagacttccagatgCCGTCCGGCCGCTACGACGGGAACATGTCCCTCGCCAGCGAAACCCTCCCCAACCTGCCCCCTCCCTTCGCCGACAGTGCTCAACTCGAGGCCATGTTCAAAAACAAGGGCCTCACCCTCGACGAGATGGTCACCCTCTCCGGCGCACACTCCATCGGCATCTCCCACTGCTCCTCCTTCAACGGGGACCGCCCCACCGCCATGAACTCTACCTTGGCCGACTTGGTCACAGCTAAATGTAGCAGCGGCGGCAACCCTACCGTGGATCAGGACATCCGAACCCCTCGAGACCTCGACAACCAATACTTCAAGAACGTCATCAACCACGAAGTCTTGTTCAAATCGGACGCCGCGCTAGAGTCATCAACCACAATTGAATCCGTCAAACAAAATGCAAAGTACCCTTTGCTGTGGGAGGAAAAGTTCCGGCAAGCCATGGTGAAGATGGGCAACATCGACGTCAAGACCAGAAACAATGGAGAGATCAGACACAAGTGCCGATCCATCAACTACTAGTGGAGTACTAGCCTTGCCTCCCAAACAGATCAGCTCGAACAAGCCACCTCCTCGTTTTTGTATGGATCGACTTCccattcttgttctttctttatttatttatctttttCACTAAATATGGTTTTGTGTACTCCTCATTTTCTTATTACATTTAATTTATATATTGATATTGTTATCGGTGTACTCTTTAACTTATAATTTGTTAATGAAAACGCAAATTTATCGGTGTACACTTTAATTTATAAAGCACATTTATTTATGACACCACTTTGCTCCTGGTGATGAGAACATGGGTACCTTGGATAAgaccaaaaatatttcatatttgcaTATTTGTAAGGTGGTTTCTTATAATAAATATACAATATTTTATTTATATTATCCGAAATAAGAATACTTCATCTATTTTTATTCCATGCAGAAATGCAGAATTGTTCAAGGCTTGCACGAACCACATATgaagataaaataaaagaaaatgattatgtgttgttcaagaagttctctcacgtcacttttagcccaagagaagataaagtccaagtctcacgcttttgtatcgacTTCCCATTCTtgttctttatttatttattatcttTTTCATTAAATAAGGTTTTGTGTACAACTCATTTTCTTATTAAATTTAATTTATATATTAAAATTGTTGTTAATGAAATGCAATTTTTTATCGGTGTACATTTTAAtatatacactagtagaaaaaggggctttcgtcccagcttaatttacacattagtcttggttccattacgaaccgggactaatgttagcattagtcccggttcaaacgaCAAGGGCGCCGGtcgatcattagtcccggttcaaaagggacctttagtcccggttcgtgtctcgaaccgggactaaagggtttggaggctttagtcctagttcgtgtcttgaaccgggactaaagggtagacctttagtcccggttcgagacacgaaccgggactaaaggggttttgtatttttattttttcctgtttttaaatttatttctgtttgtaatttctgttttaaattgcttatatcttttaggatatttaattttttttgagtgattctttttgcattagattcaaaattttgtctatttactgtttgtgcaattagtttttaaatttgaatggtttaaatttgaatttgttcaaatttgcttcaaacccaaattgtgaataacttgagtttacaaatagtttttaatttaattcttttttctcctagtcatctgttagattgttatcacagtaagatttatttggttatttttagaatactttaaatttggattttaattaaaacaatattgttttgcttatatagttgttttagtcatttaattgttgttttttattatttttagttagtactttctgtagattttaacatgttatagtatggtgcgtattgaatgcataaaaagtctggagttaaaatcattttaataaaatgcctttgtagcagatgggttttcgtctgaaaccttgatacatCGAAGGATGattcagtttgtacacgaagtgcatccaatttttatcgtaactctcttaactttttagcacatgtcatgtgggtgaaactatgataccatgccaacttgggaatcgatttcaccggggcttgcccggtgaagttttctcagatgCTGAAAATTCCAAATGTACAAAAAGTTatggcaaaaagaagttttttccaaaaaaataagaaaaaataattttatttaaaatctttaggttgttttcattgaaattcactattattattacttattttgtttattttaataattgtttgaattcaaaaaaattaaatcatgtgacatgacatcaaaccctaggtagtttaggattgatagcttactattgtcaggagaacaacaagtgcagacttggcaactaggggcgatagaaccaggaagttaagcgtgctcgggctgaagcagtgaaaggatgggtgaccggtcgagaagttagacgatttgaaatgagtaatctacgctagagcagtgaggatgggtgattagagattaaattgtcaaataaatcaaagatttaaaaattgaaataaaacataaaaacaaatcaaaaaatattcaaaaataaaatttgaaaaataaataaaaaggtacctttttgggtcaaacaaacaaaataaacagacggatcctttagtcccggtccgtgttaagacccgggactaaagggcctgcccctgagggcgctccgaggcgcccacgtgaaggacctttggtcccggcttggaacagggccaggcccgcctctttggtcccggttgatgaaccgggactaaagccccttacgggccgggactataagCCCTGTCTCCATTAGTGATAAGAACATTTTTATGACACCACTTCGCGCCTGGAATATGAGTTTTGGACAGGTATTATTTCAAGCACGGGCCGGACTCGCTCTAAAATCGAAAGAAATACGTGTTACCACATCCACACAGATTCCACTCAAACATGGATGACCACGGAAAAAAAACATACTTGCTAGCATGGATTTTATCCGTATTTTTTAGACAATCTTGCTAAATTTTATTACGTCAACACAATGattacaaggacgaaaggaaCACAATGAATTTTTAAACTGAATACTTTTCAAAATTGATAGTAAAAAAATCTAGAACtccaaaatattttgaatatctgaacaatttttttataaagaaaatatttttttaaatcacAAACATTTTCTGAATATGTTAAAAAAATTAATAAAGGTAATATTTTTTAAAACTATGAACAAAATTATGGAACGGGAATATTTTTGAATCCGTGAACAATTTCCGAAATGAGAACGTTTTTTGAAACTTGAAACAGAATTTGAAAGTGGGAACATTTCTAAAATTTTGTAACATTTTCTGAACAACATAAACATTGTTTTACGAAATTACACATATTTTTTAAACTATAAAATATTCTTTAAAATGAACAAAACATAAGAAAATAAGCACGCATGTTTGTATCGACCTCCCATTCTTGTTCGAACAAGCTGCCTCCTCGTATTTGTATCGACCTCCCAGTCTTGTTCTTTATTTGTTTATTTACTTATCTTTTTCACTAAATAAGGTTTTGTGTAACTCATTTTCTCATTACATTTAATTTATATATTGAAATTGTTATCTGTGTACTCTTTAACTTATAATTTGTTAATGAAATGCAAATTTATCGATGTACACTTTAATTTATAAAGCACATTTTTTATGACGCCACTTCACTCCTGGAATATGAGTTTTGGACACGTATTTGAAGCACGGGCCGGACTCACTCTAAAATCAAAAGTAGTATGTGTTACCACATCCATAGATTCCATTCAGATACGGATGATCCCGGgaaaaaaacatac
This window encodes:
- the LOC123429594 gene encoding peroxidase 2-like, yielding MAGSDKKLASLALLLALLGCLGRTCQASHGFPYPLLPFFPVRILPFSVPSLTCGHYPKVKYACDDAEKIVRDIVEEEVYRDRGIGAGLIRLFFHDCFVRGCDASVLLDQTATPNEPTEKDGIPNRGSLRGFEVIDRIKEKLEATPGCKHVVSCADIVAFAARDATYFLSNKVIDFQMPSGRYDGNMSLASETLPNLPPPFADSAQLEAMFKNKGLTLDEMVTLSGAHSIGISHCSSFNGDRPTAMNSTLADLVTAKCSSGGNPTVDQDIRTPRDLDNQYFKNVINHEVLFKSDAALESSTTIESVKQNAKYPLLWEEKFRQAMVKMGNIDVKTRNNGEIRHKCRSINY